A genome region from Nicotiana tabacum cultivar K326 chromosome 13, ASM71507v2, whole genome shotgun sequence includes the following:
- the LOC107804784 gene encoding secreted RxLR effector protein 161-like, with amino-acid sequence MGTPMSSSTRLNKDDKRNPVDKTKYRGMIGYLLYLTVSRPDIMFSMCKYVRFQLAPKESHLTAVKRIIRYLIGTISYGLWYPHSNNFKLEGFSDAGLAGDKEDRKSTSVTCQLLGKAFISWNTKKQGSVPLFTTEAEYIAIGQCCAQLLWMSH; translated from the coding sequence ATGGGTACACCAATGAGCTCGTCAACAAGACTCAACAAGGACGACAAAAGAAATCCAGTTGATAAAACTAAATATCGTGGAATGATCGGTTATTTGCTTTACTTGACTGTCAGTCgaccagatattatgtttagtATGTGTAAATATGTCAGGTTTCAGTTAGCTCCTAAGGAATCACATCTGACTGCAGTAAAGAGAATAATTCGTTACCTCATCGGAACTATTTCTTATGGATTATGGTATCCACATTCTAATAATTTTAAGTTGGAAGGTTTTTCAGATGCCGGTCTTGCAGGTGATAAGGAAGACAGAAAAAGCACTAGCGTAACATGTCAATTACTGGGAAAGGCATTTATTTCATGGAACACTAAGAAACAAGGCTCAGTTCCATTATTCACAACGGAGGCAGAATATATTGCCATTGGGCAATGCTGTGCACAGTTACTATGGATGTCTCATTAA